One window of Mangrovibacterium diazotrophicum genomic DNA carries:
- a CDS encoding DUF3823 domain-containing protein, translating to MKKLIILFAAVFSIFFTGCEIDNFSAPESMLTGTVTYNGNAVGVRTNGTQLELWQDGYALNEKIAVHIAQDGTYSARLFNGEYKMVRLAGAPWDAESSDTIVINVSGNTVQDVEVQPFFTVTDASFEVKGNAVVATFKVNQVDVAAVLQDVKLYLSKNILVDENQKDFALKADVSTIVSGEEVTMIATLPQILDAEYYYFARVGVRSDQSSEFYYSQVEELQGDPDGPKNPTADFTSVVNGREVTFTTTSKYVESFMWDFGDGDTSTEENPTHTYAQGGDYTVTLTAMGGEGTITAVATHSVNVGYVAVPMTNGNFELSTGGNRIQNWADVLGWNSDSPTTDSGVENLGTWWGAGNESFKGVLYNVDASGYNITDHIVLDGEIFKMNLEAINIWNGPKITVSIISQASNGTRNVIKSQTFDVVSNEWTSIELVGTATATSVGGKLGVEFKGVSGDGADSWTSFDNVELFAK from the coding sequence ATGAAAAAATTAATCATATTATTTGCAGCCGTTTTTAGCATCTTTTTTACGGGCTGCGAAATCGATAACTTCAGTGCTCCTGAGTCGATGCTCACGGGTACGGTAACCTACAACGGGAACGCTGTTGGTGTGCGCACCAACGGAACGCAGTTGGAATTGTGGCAAGACGGCTATGCGCTGAATGAAAAAATAGCAGTTCACATCGCTCAGGATGGTACTTATTCCGCCCGTTTGTTCAACGGCGAATATAAAATGGTTCGCCTGGCAGGTGCACCGTGGGATGCCGAATCGAGCGATACAATTGTCATCAACGTTAGTGGTAATACGGTTCAGGATGTGGAAGTCCAACCATTTTTTACCGTAACTGATGCCTCGTTCGAGGTAAAAGGAAATGCCGTTGTGGCAACTTTCAAAGTTAACCAGGTTGATGTCGCTGCTGTCCTTCAAGATGTTAAACTGTATCTCAGCAAAAACATTCTTGTTGACGAAAATCAGAAAGATTTTGCTTTAAAGGCCGATGTGTCAACGATCGTGTCCGGTGAAGAAGTAACAATGATCGCGACATTACCCCAAATTCTGGATGCCGAATACTATTATTTTGCACGGGTCGGTGTTCGTTCCGACCAATCAAGTGAATTCTATTATTCCCAGGTTGAGGAATTACAAGGTGATCCCGATGGGCCGAAAAACCCAACAGCTGATTTCACATCTGTAGTCAATGGCCGGGAAGTTACGTTTACAACGACTTCAAAGTATGTTGAATCCTTCATGTGGGATTTTGGTGACGGTGACACATCAACGGAAGAGAATCCGACGCATACTTATGCTCAAGGTGGAGACTACACGGTTACTTTGACTGCAATGGGAGGAGAAGGAACGATTACTGCGGTCGCTACTCATTCTGTAAACGTTGGATATGTAGCCGTTCCAATGACGAATGGAAATTTCGAACTTAGCACAGGTGGTAACAGAATTCAGAACTGGGCCGATGTTCTGGGTTGGAATAGTGATTCGCCGACAACAGACTCAGGAGTTGAGAACTTGGGGACCTGGTGGGGAGCCGGTAACGAAAGTTTCAAAGGCGTGCTTTACAATGTTGATGCGTCGGGCTACAACATTACCGATCACATTGTCTTAGACGGTGAAATTTTCAAAATGAATTTGGAAGCCATCAATATCTGGAATGGCCCTAAGATTACTGTTTCCATCATTTCGCAGGCAAGCAACGGAACACGAAACGTGATTAAATCACAAACTTTCGATGTTGTTTCAAATGAATGGACATCGATTGAATTAGTTGGTACTGCTACCGCAACATCTGTTGGCGGAAAATTAGGAGTCGAATTTAAGGGTGTTTCAGGAGACGGCGCTGATAGTTGGACAAGTTTCGACAATGTTGAATTATTTGCGAAGTAG